A stretch of Candidatus Thermoplasmatota archaeon DNA encodes these proteins:
- a CDS encoding small multi-drug export protein: MFDMFPGWFQIFFGSMLPWIEARYVLPYAMLELQWSWWQAFPLAVAGNMLPIPFILLFFQHVERFLRRYSFWVRIMDWLFARTRRRANNKIVKYEYLGLLVFVALPLPFTGGWTGALIAYLFGLKFSKSLFTIFIGVVIAALIMIVITLYVGWLLFYLGINV, encoded by the coding sequence ATGTTTGATATGTTTCCCGGATGGTTTCAGATTTTTTTTGGTTCTATGTTACCGTGGATTGAGGCAAGGTATGTTTTACCATATGCTATGTTGGAGTTGCAATGGAGTTGGTGGCAGGCTTTTCCATTGGCTGTTGCTGGTAATATGTTGCCGATACCGTTTATACTACTTTTTTTTCAGCATGTTGAGAGGTTTTTACGGCGTTACAGTTTTTGGGTGAGAATCATGGATTGGCTTTTTGCTAGAACAAGACGAAGGGCAAACAATAAGATAGTAAAATATGAGTATCTGGGTTTGCTGGTTTTTGTAGCATTGCCGCTGCCTTTTACTGGTGGTTGGACTGGTGCGCTTATAGCTTATCTTTTTGGTTTGAAGTTTTCTAAATCCCTATTTACGATTTTTATTGGGGTTGTTATCGCTGCTTTGATTATGATTGTTATTACCTTGTATGTAGGCTGGTTGCTCTTTTATTTGGGTATAAATGTGTAG
- a CDS encoding inositol monophosphatase family protein, producing MDEEIKLLANKIVDKICRKVRRSCSTEFHKLGVKIGVGADGTPTKYVDKIAEDVALDVLGKSDVKVDLLSEEAGFIDNGGRYVFVLDPVDGTRNACRGIPLYSVSLGVGKSMLSDVEYGIVKSIPTGDVFIAEKGHGVFFNKKRVCVPDYPDKDVLSSLALGKNFDKLTLSLAQKDYVRSLGCASLEMCMVTVGALDFYVVGREYLRVTDIAASTLVVREAGGIVTNARGAPLDMPLSLDECTSVIAACNNELVKRIVSFNVNI from the coding sequence ATGGATGAAGAAATAAAATTATTGGCTAATAAAATCGTTGATAAAATATGTAGAAAGGTTAGGAGATCATGTTCAACTGAGTTTCATAAACTTGGTGTTAAAATTGGTGTAGGCGCTGATGGTACTCCTACGAAATATGTCGATAAAATCGCTGAAGATGTAGCATTGGATGTTTTGGGGAAATCAGATGTTAAGGTGGATCTCTTGAGTGAGGAAGCTGGTTTTATCGATAATGGTGGTAGGTATGTTTTTGTTTTGGATCCTGTTGATGGTACACGTAATGCTTGCAGAGGGATACCTCTTTATTCTGTTTCTCTTGGTGTAGGTAAATCTATGCTTAGTGATGTGGAATATGGTATAGTAAAGAGTATTCCTACTGGTGATGTTTTTATTGCAGAGAAAGGGCATGGTGTTTTTTTTAATAAAAAACGTGTTTGTGTACCTGATTATCCTGATAAAGATGTTCTTTCATCTCTTGCTCTTGGTAAAAATTTTGATAAACTCACTCTTTCTTTGGCTCAGAAAGATTATGTAAGGTCTCTGGGTTGTGCTTCTTTGGAGATGTGTATGGTTACTGTTGGTGCGTTGGATTTCTATGTTGTTGGTCGTGAGTATCTTCGTGTTACTGATATTGCTGCTTCTACTCTTGTTGTACGTGAGGCGGGTGGTATTGTGACAAATGCGCGAGGGGCACCTCTGGATATGCCTCTTAGCCTTGATGAGTGTACCAGTGTTATAGCTGCTTGTAATAACGAGTTGGTTAAGAGGATAGTCTCCTTTAACGTAAACATTTAA